The sequence GGGGAAGTACCGGTAGTCCTGCGCGGTTTCCTTGCTGCGGCCGGGTGAGGTGTAGCCGTCCTCGTGAAAGTGCCTGGTCTCCTGGATGACTCGGCCGCCCGATTCGAGAACAGCTGCCTGACGGCGCATCTCGTAGCGGACCGCGACCTCGACGCTCTTCAGCGAGTTGACGTTCTTGGTCTCGGTGCGGGTACCGAACTCGGCCTGCCCGATCGGCTTGAGCGAGACGTTGGAGTCACAGCGCATCGACCCCTGATCCATGCGCACATCCGATACCCCCAGGCCCCGCAACAGGTCTCGCAGAGCGGTCACGTAGGCGCGGGCGGTCTCGGGAGCGCGGGCGCCGGCACCCTCGATCGGTTTGGTGACGATCTCGATCAGCGGCACGCCGGACCGGTTGTAGTCGATCAGCGACGTGGTCGCACCCTCGATGCGGCCGGTGTCGCTGCCGAGGTGGGTCAGCTTGCCGGTGTCCTCCTCCATGTGGGCGCGCTCGATCTCGACGCGCCAGGTGCTTCCGTCGTCGAGCGGGATGTCGAGGTGGCCGTTGATCGCGATCGGCTCGTCGTACTGGCTGATCTGATAGTTCTTGGGCATGTCCGGATAGAAGTAGTTCTTCCTGGCGAACCGGCACCACGGCACGATCTCGCAGTTGAGGGCCAGCCCGATGCGGATCGCGGATTCGACGGCCTGCTGGTTGAGCACGGGCAGCGAGCCGGGCAGGCCCAGGCACACCGGGCACACCTGGGTGTTGGGTTCGGCGCCGAACTTGTTGGCGCAGCCGCAGAACATCTTCGTCGCCGTCGACAACTCGACGTGCACCTCGAGGCCGAGCACCGGCTCGTAGCGGGCAATCACGTCGTCGTAATCGAGCAGTT comes from Mycolicibacterium pulveris and encodes:
- the gatB gene encoding Asp-tRNA(Asn)/Glu-tRNA(Gln) amidotransferase subunit GatB; amino-acid sequence: MTVAASELLDYDDVIARYEPVLGLEVHVELSTATKMFCGCANKFGAEPNTQVCPVCLGLPGSLPVLNQQAVESAIRIGLALNCEIVPWCRFARKNYFYPDMPKNYQISQYDEPIAINGHLDIPLDDGSTWRVEIERAHMEEDTGKLTHLGSDTGRIEGATTSLIDYNRSGVPLIEIVTKPIEGAGARAPETARAYVTALRDLLRGLGVSDVRMDQGSMRCDSNVSLKPIGQAEFGTRTETKNVNSLKSVEVAVRYEMRRQAAVLESGGRVIQETRHFHEDGYTSPGRSKETAQDYRYFPEPDLEPVAPDAELVERLRKTIPELPWVTRKRTQEEWGVSDEVMRDLVNIGALDLIAATVEHGASSEAARAWWGNFLVQKANEDGVEVSDLPITPAQVAAVVKLVDDGKLSNKLARQVVEGVLAGEGDPEQVMADRGLEVVRDDSALQAAVDDALAANPDIVEKIRGGKVQAAGAIVGAVMKATKGQADAARVRELVLEACN